In one window of Mytilus galloprovincialis chromosome 6, xbMytGall1.hap1.1, whole genome shotgun sequence DNA:
- the LOC143080228 gene encoding uncharacterized protein LOC143080228: protein MQMNNCTFSDVIDEMASSTFPVAVIAKTVRLPHAANCEEFWQLMNDGVDTVKDFPASRANDIKHVLSAYGDQLLDTENPFFTGSFFESVDKFDSDMFQVNSREALFIEPEQRIFLETVWELIENAGYASKIKGSNTGVYVGNTVNKYKFILTENHPSISHGNHSPFISSRVSYTFDLHGPAMMVATGCSSSLLAVHLACQALLSGDCDMAIAGGITLDLLPVSVKTDIWNQLGITGQHVKCRAFDASAKGIAKGEGCGVILLKPLSKAIQDGDYIEAILEATTANQDGHSNGITAPHPVAQSEMLERAYALANINPYQIDYFEAHGTGTELGDPIEISGITKAFTKHQQDPSVECKKIPIGSVKANIGHLADGAAGIVSLIKTIICMQKYRIPAAINYSEPNPHINWSKSPVYVNTNKLDWLPKPDLSARFASVSAFGLLGTNIHAVVKEYHHVPQTLDNENPVTDKEVMLFAMAAKTKQSLSLFVEKMKKYFLTNSNKSTENLMNACYTINTGRAQKKMLVRAVAWGTEWQEMENSLTGLDAMLKVETNDLHAKDLTFSILNEDLKDNACFEELNNANKQVINSFLKGCSVDWTILYTQPGRFKKIPDLPTYCFDRTRFWPDLKCPINSELLTLEDQALNVKKVSKESSKNLEPQDDSSLQSAETFLQSALNKALNVNVNWDTVSDNLYSFGMDSLMFAQVSMQLQEKFGCKILMTDFHEDPSYNGLINLVQRNLDKTWIKRISDNCHNLSSLHHSSHSNECQENNDLCYPISFAQRRLWVMQQITADQCLYNATNCIKLSGEFHSIAFVKAVNVVLARHCAFSTIFEDRGDGTVQIIKRDMAFPIQEIKLDTRVQDPDIEVMDLYKQDYKTPFDLTKGPLFRCKLYHLPNNSYYFTMVIHHIIFDGWSHFIFYNELWSTYKKMCEGDDYDTSIQKPLYAEWAYEEQQSTSLPKSSKDMSYWKQKLAGELPRTTFPGDKVRPNMFTNKGKRITTFIDNTVVKNVQLVQRNHTLFSTLLSCVFVLLKIYSGESDLIIGTPVAGRNNSKLGNVIGCFINTLVLRVQLEGHQSFEEIVQIVSNTFMQAYDHIDAPFDYLVSQLNLPRDTSETPIFSINVCYHNTENKSEHVSPPEGLHTERRLLHNDTSKWDMQFDFLQERSGMRFTLEYYSDVFSDVYAQNIANSFCRLLESVSKPSTNMLQELATVISSDSPIDLTYSSKSILCGETVNLENQTLSKKLFTSFNKNEDDVACFENEIRYKYGSLLTHAKQLTVLIRKHCDIPQRSRVGLLIDNSYYAILAMISCMISGLTYVPLDKNNGKNKNQQVCTEAECKIILFGRSHLSIANHLQWACHAVKTIVCLDADNFAGLDENLDSPLMEKELWNSVADEAKNDIEGGGWKSSYTGEYMTENEMNEYAENVRMKLQDYLFKDARVLEIGCASGITTKKVRPLVGFYLATDISQIMVNKLSKQYKDDCNFQAICVSAHDVHKLVDQNFDVIIINSVVHCFPGHNYFKKVFAACENLLSDNGVIFIGDIMDLDLQTNLITSTKLFKEKNPNLRVKTEWNDELFLSKDFLSNICNNSEKIQSVTFSRKIYTISNELTDFRFDAIFTNVCNHHNKKNDVNTYAAGNIRSQNPNAFEDEWIDGITFSDQAYILFTSGTTGTPKGVIISHEALLNYVLWAAKTYNFTTESTIPFFSPLTFDFTVTSIFPPLLNGSKIKIFPNFHDSYEAIALSNDLTIAKFSPLQLETILATARQSISISDFILGGEEVSPKLLSDLKCNMSGKEFKVWNEYGPTEATVGCIFKCFKSSDIPVNQSNFVTIGKPIQNVIAVVVRKDNLQVPIGGSGTLAIGGKCLCIDFTGIGILKQTQVKESFVSADFGRPGEVMLLTDDIVECLPMSGDLAYFGRESNRTLKIKGFRVDLLEVQHSIENEPLVNKVWVCSFLYKRQHYLGAAILYKQLTHESHRSWVSKAKSSLRSCLPIHAIPNVFIQVSKAPLNANGKINTPLIQRLCIDELQSTIERHDICETNPHESEIEKQMKEIWQSVLPINLSFSQETESYCEDHRIFKPTPIVHSYISGYRMNHDLFSMPALLRFDNPISINILRLALRCIMMKHGSLRSRFYTNNNVTLQEILPLGEDQPRIEKIEMNQNNTSMWNEPTFIELSERLEKSHSLADGILLNAGIIDIAKPSGKTEHFCLVVIHHIAIDIVSWQQVLEDLADAFNRLSNNPTNPPALKRCVLPFEKFCTTFHNQSIEIAESEVLYWKEIGVKCQKTGQLKPNNKSNNFLTAKWIEFMVESKDVRSLAISSGCSEQNILLTAIGRSMCKLHGNNRSSLCMESHGRNLKDVDSTDTVGWCTSKYPIVLDTPLKEQIHTQMRNISDYMNNIPNRGIGFDMLKSRGHISLSYPNIMFVYQGSLDASTKQVFDGGKYKFEHIPWLEVMKTHLLDGRFHRQLDEVMEFDLEIISWMHGGYLTVGFLFDSSALSSSLVDSLMQHMQDELKTMNDAIITESQETCVQVRKPYINDRTVQSGKVEIISAINIDPSCKHLILEALKYCNLRLDELIIHQQENFMQSLLRHKNAPSTILVVIPRHQNEIERDQFSLLCNDLKAVHKIIVVNTDNVFNKSKHSYQLSQGIKEIILPEEFTTIFYDSESDIRYGMPFTQEGYRHFALLIARAIHSLIFKRKHKVIVVDADYTLWHGECAQERVQSNTRNLCLQQFLLEQKKYGMVLAVISKNYHKDIERAFQNLESDWSLRLNDFVSIQANWDSKVQNIRHLATLLNLGLDSFIFIDDNSLECEEMILSCPEVLTLKFPNDEKLVAAYLQNFWFLDGHDNTIDTADRTDMYTQEFKRQHAISKVDIKSKSSSEMMTELLLSWKMKLCIMKTTKKDLLQNAGLYSRCNELLFRTNQFKLNNIHISLDDKCHETQIWVISLTDNFGSYGAISICIIDKISDYDAIVKQWVVSCRALGRFVEHRIIDELGKQTNKKNAVTMALQSTGRNIPILNFLSGFGIENVSEEVKRIKITLNQPDFDGYCENLHVMVITDDINNDSFRNNHTPENKEHHRNISSLQGSTLTDVQKWISNTWTRLQQEHTLQHNLFPIIPFETSNICAAFSPVLQKNTEDLQELVKKVGWKSYAHINPQPKVTIFCKLVEHRF, encoded by the coding sequence ATGCAAATGAACAACTGTACCTTTTCAGATGTAATAGACGAAATGGCAAGCAGCACATTTCCAGTTGCTGTAATTGCAAAAACAGTGCGGCTACCACATGCCGCCAATTGCGAGGAATTCTGGCAATTGATGAATGATGGTGTTGATACTGTTAAAGATTTCCCAGCATCCCGAGCCAACGACATTAAACATGTACTGTCAGCGTATGGGGACCAGTTACTTGATACAGAAAATCCTTTTTTTACTGGATCGTTCTTTGAATCAGTGGACAAGTTTGATTCAGATATGTTTCAAGTTAATTCCAGAGAGGCGCTATTCATCGAGCCAGAGCAAAGAATATTTCTCGAAACTGTCTGGGAATTGATAGAAAATGCAGGGTACGCATCAAAAATAAAAGGCTCGAACACGGGCGTCTATGTTGGAAACACTGtgaacaaatataaatttatactTACAGAAAACCATCCCAGTATTTCACACGGAAATCATTCTCCTTTCATTTCATCAAGAGTGTCATATACCTTTGATCTACATGGGCCTGCCATGATGGTAGCCACTGGATGTTCATCGTCTCTTTTAGCAGTACATTTAGCATGCCAAGCACTTCTATCAGGCGATTGTGACATGGCCATTGCTGGAGGAATCACTCTTGATCTACTTCCTGTTAGTGTCAAAACTGATATATGGAATCAGCTTGGTATCACCGGGCAACATGTTAAGTGTAGAGCTTTTGATGCTTCTGCAAAAGGCATCGCTAAAGGGGAAGGGTGTGGGGTTATTCTGTTAAAACCCTTAAGCAAGGCAATACAAGATGGGGATTATATAGAGGCAATCTTAGAGGCAACTACTGCAAATCAGGATGGTCATTCTAACGGTATTACAGCACCACATCCAGTGGCACAATCTGAAATGCTTGAAAGAGCGTATGCATTAGCAAACATCAACCCGTATCAAATAGATTATTTCGAAGCACATGGAACCGGGACAGAATTAGGTGATCCGATCGAGATATCTGGCATTACAAAGGCATTCACTAAACATCAACAGGATCCTTCAGTGGAATGTAAGAAAATACCTATAGGTTCAGTTAAAGCAAATATAGGACATTTGGCAGATGGAGCAGCTGGTATAGTTTCCCTGATTAAAACAATTATATGCATGCAAAAATACAGGATTCCAGCAGCTATCAATTATTCAGAACCGAATCCTCATATTAACTGGTCGAAGTCACCTGTATATGTCAATACAAATAAACTTGATTGGTTACCAAAACCCGATCTGTCTGCACGATTTGCCAGTGTTAGCGCGTTTGGACTCCTAGGAACGAACATTCATGCAGTTGTTAAAGAATACCATCATGTTCCACAAACTTTAGACAACGAAAACCCCGTCACGGATAAAGAAGTCATGCTGTTTGCAATGgcagcaaaaacaaaacaatcccTCTCTTTGTTTgttgaaaagatgaaaaagtattttttgacAAATTCAAACAAAAGTACAGAGAATTTAATGAATGCATGTTACACTATCAATACTGGACgagcacaaaaaaaaatgttagtaagAGCGGTTGCATGGGGAACAGAATGGCAAGAAATGGAAAACTCTTTAACTGGACTTGATGCAATGCTGAAAGTAGAGACTAATGATTTGCACGCCAAAGATctgacattttcaattttgaatgagGATTTGAAGGATAATGCTTGTTTTGAAGAATTGAATAATGCTAACAAGCAAGTTATAAATAGTTTTCTGAAAGGTTGTAGTGTGGACTGGACAATACTGTACACGCAACCAGGTAGATTCAAGAAAATTCCAGACCTACCAACTTATTGTTTTGATCGCACAAGATTCTGGCCAGATTTAAAGTGTCCTATCAATAGTGAACTGTTGACACTTGAAGACCAAGCGCTGAACGTCAAAAAAGTATCGAAAGAATCCAGTAAAAATCTTGAACCACAAGATGACAGCAGTTTACAATCTGCAGAAACCTTCCTACAAAGTGCTTTAAACAAAGCTTTGAACGTGAATGTTAACTGGGATACTGTATCAGATAACTTATATTCTTTTGGAATGGACTCTCTTATGTTTGCGCAAGTATCTATGCAGCTGCAAGAGAAATTTGGTTGTAAAATATTGATGACTGATTTCCATGAAGATCCTTCTTATAATGGCCTAATAAACTTAGTACAGAGAAATCTAGACAAAACATGGATTAAAAGGATCAGTGATAACTGCCATAACTTAAGTTCACTACATCATTCTTCTCATTCCAACGAATGCCAAGAGAACAATGATCTATGTTATCCGATTTCATTTGCCCAGAGGCGACTTTGGGTAATGCAACAAATCACTGCAGATCAATGTCTCTATAATGCAACAAACTGTATAAAACTCAGTGGTGAATTTCATTCAATAGCCTTTGTGAAAGCTGTTAATGTAGTTTTAGCCCGCCATTGTGCATTTTCGACCATTTTTGAAGACAGGGGTGATGGTACTGTTCAGATTATAAAAAGAGATATGGCTTTTCCAATACAAGAAATTAAGTTAGACACTCGGGTACAGGATCCAGATATTGAGGTCATGGATTTATACAAACAAGATTATAAAACTCCCTTCGATCTGACAAAAGGGCCTCTTTTTAGATGCAAACTTTATCATTTGCCAAATAATTCCTATTACTTCACAATGGTAATACATCATATTATTTTTGATGGTTGGTCACATTTTATTTTCTACAATGAATTATGGTCCACATACAAAAAGATGTGCGAAGGTGATGACTACGATACCTCAATACAGAAACCGTTGTATGCCGAATGGGCTTACGAGGAACAACAAAGTACCAGTCTACCGAAATCATCTAAAGATATGTCATACTGGAAACAGAAGCTTGCAGGAGAACTACCACGCACCACATTTCCAGGAGATAAAGTAAGACCCAACATGTTCACAAACAAAGGAAAAAGAATTACAACTTTTATTGATAATACCGTTGTTAAAAATGTTCAGTTAGTCCAGAGAAATCACACTTTATTTTCAACCCTTCTGTCATGTGTTTTTGTATTACTGAAAATTTATAGTGGAGAATCCGATCTTATCATTGGAACACCTGTTGCTGGTCGAAACAATTCAAAACTAGGAAACGTTATCGGTTGTTTCATTAACACATTAGTCCTTCGAGTTCAGCTTGAAGGTCACCAGTCTTTCGAGGAGATAGTCCAAATAGTTTCCAATACATTCATGCAAGCATACGATCACATAGATGCACCCTTTGACTATCTTGTGAGCCAATTAAACTTACCGCGGGACACAAGTGAGACACCAATATTCAGCATTAATGTCTGTTACCACAATACAGAAAACAAATCCGAACACGTCTCGCCGCCTGAAGGACTTCACACAGAGAGAAGACTTTTGCATAATGATACTTCAAAATGGGATATGCAGTTCGACTTTCTTCAGGAAAGAAGTGGTATGCGATTTACATTAGAATATTATAGCGATGTGTTTTCTGATGTATACGCACAGAACATTGCAAATAGTTTTTGTCGCTTACTTGAAAGTGTTAGTAAACCATCTACCAACATGCTACAGGAATTAGCGACTGTTATATCATCAGATTCGCCCATAGATCTAACTTACAGTTCGAAGTCAATTCTTTGTGGTGAAACCGTTAATCTAGAAAATCAAACGCTATCAAAAAAGTTATTCACTAGCTTTAACAAAAACGAAGATGATGTAGCATGTTTTGAAAATGAGATTAGGTACAAGTATGGTTCTTTATTAACACATGCAAAACAATTGACAGTACTCATCAGAAAACATTGTGACATTCCACAGCGTTCTCGTGTAGGACTTTTGATAGATAACAGCTATTATGCAATTTTGGCAATGATTAGTTGTATGATCAGTGGATTAACCTATGTTCCATTGGACAAGAacaatggcaaaaacaaaaatcaGCAAGTTTGTACTGAGGCAGAATGTAAAATAATCCTCTTTGGTCGTTCACATTTATCAATTGCAAACCATTTGCAATGGGCATGTCATGCAGTTAAGACCATAGTATGCTTAGATGCCGACAACTTTGCGGGACTTGATGAAAACCTTGATTCACCTTTGATGGAAAAGGAACTATGGAACTCTGTAGCCGATGAAGCGAAAAATGATATTGAAGGAGGAGGTTGGAAAAGTTCTTATACTGGGGAATACATGACCGAAAATGAGATGAACGAGTATGCAGAAAATGTTCGCATGAAACTGCAAGATTATCTCTTCAAAGATGCGAGAGTATTGGAAATTGGTTGTGCATCAGGAATAACGACAAAAAAGGTGAGGCCACTTGTAGGATTCTATTTAGCGACTGACATCTCACAAATTATGGTCAACAAACTTTCAAAACAATACAAAGATGATTGTAATTTTCAAGCTATTTGTGTCTCAGCTCATGATGTTCACAAGCTGGTAGATCAAAATTTCGATGTTATTATCATAAATAGTGTCGTGCATTGTTTTCCTGGTCATAACTATTTCAAGAAAGTATTTGCGGCATGCGAAAATCTACTCAGTGATAATGGTGTTATTTTTATCGGAGATATCATGGATTTAGATCTGCAAACCAATTTGATAACATCTACAAAATTGTTCAAGGAAAAAAACCCGAATTTAAGAGTAAAGACCGAATGGAACGACGAGCTTTTCCTTTCGAAAGACTTTTTGAGCAATATTTGCAACAATTCTGAAAAGATACAAAGTGTGACATTTTCTAGAAAAATATACACCATATCAAACGAACTTACCGATTTTCGATTTGACGCAATTTTTACAAATGTTTGTAACCATCATAACAAGAAGAATGACGTCAACACATATGCTGCAGGAAATATTCGTTCTCAGAATCCAAACGCATTTGAAGACGAATGGATAGATGGGATAACATTTTCTGATCAGGCGTACATTTTATTTACTTCCGGAACAACTGGAACACCAAAAGGAGTCATCATTAGTCATGAAGCTTTACTAAATTACGTTCTTTGGGCAGCAAAAACATACAACTTTACGACCGAATCTACGATTCCTTTCTTTTCGCCACTAACATTCGATTTCACTGTAACAAGCATTTTCCCACCATTGCTGAATGgaagtaaaatcaaaatttttccGAACTTTCATGACTCGTACGAAGCAATTGCTTTGTCAAATGATCTCACAATTGCAAAATTTTCGCCTCTACAGTTAGAGACCATTTTGGCTACTGCTAGACAATCAATCAGCATATCAGATTTCATTTTAGGAGGTGAAGAAGTTTCTCCGAAACTTCTTTCAGATTTAAAATGTAACATGAGTGGTAAAGAATTTAAGGTGTGGAATGAATATGGACCAACAGAAGCAACAGTTGgatgcatttttaaatgtttcaaaagCTCTGATATTCCAGTTAACCAGTCGAATTTTGTAACAATAGGAAAACCAATACAAAATGTGATTGCTGTTGTTGTGAGAAAAGATAACCTTCAAGTGCCAATAGGAGGCAGCGGTACACTCGCTATCGGAGGTAAATGTCTTTGTATAGACTTTACCGGCATTGGTATACTCAAACAAACACAGGTTAAAGAATCTTTCGTTTCGGCTGATTTCGGAAGACCCGGGGAAGTAATGTTACTAACAGACGACATTGTTGAATGTCTTCCAATGTCTGGAGATTTGGCGTACTTCGGTCGGGAAAGCAACAGGACATTAAAAATCAAGGGATTCAGGGTCGATTTATTAGAAGTGCAACACTCCATAGAAAATGAGCCTCTTGTTAACAAAGTATGGGtatgttcatttttatacaaaCGTCAACATTACCTTGGAGCAGCAATTTTGTATAAGCAACTTACGCATGAATCTCATCGATCATGGGTTAGTAAAGCTAAATCATCACTGAGGAGTTGTCTTCCAATTCATGCTATTCCAAATGTCTTTATCCAAGTTAGCAAAGCCCCTCTGAATGCGAACGGGAAAATAAATACTCCTTTAATTCAGAGGCTCTGTATTGATGAGCTACAGTCAACCATCGAGAGACATGATATCTGTGAAACTAACCCCCATGAATCTGAGATAGAAAAACAGATGAAAGAAATTTGGCAAAGTGTACTTCCAATTAATCTTTCCTTTTCACAAGAAACGGAAAGTTATTGTGAAGACCATAGGATTTTCAAGCCTACACCTATAGTGCATAGCTATATATCGGGATATCGTATGAACCATGATTTGTTTTCAATGCCAGCCTTATTGCGATTTGATAATCCAATAAGCATTAACATTTTACGGTTAGCTCTACGATGCATCATGATGAAACATGGATCACTACGATCTAGATTCTACACAAACAATAATGTTACCTTACAGGAAATTCTTCCACTGGGAGAAGATCAACCGAGAATCGAAAAGATTGAAATGAACCAAAATAATACCAGTATGTGGAATGAACCTACCTTCATTGAACTTTCTGAAAGATTAGAGAAAAGTCATTCTCTAGCGGATGGTATTCTGTTAAATGCAGGCATAATTGACATAGCAAAGCCATCAGGAAAAACAGAACACTTTTGTCTTGTGGTAATACATCACATTGCAATAGATATAGTGTCATGGCAGCAAGTTTTAGAAGATTTAGCAGACGCCTTTAATCGTCTAAGTAATAACCCAACTAACCCACCAGCTCTAAAAAGATGTGTTTTACCATTTGAAAAGTTTTGCACTACCTTTCATAATCAAAGTATAGAAATTGCAGAATCAGAGGTGTTGTATTGGAAAGAAATTGGAGTAAAATGTCAGAAAACTGGTCAGCTTAAACCGAACAACAAGTCAAACAACTTTTTAACAGCAAAATGGATAGAGTTCATGGTTGAATCAAAAGATGTCAGATCTTTGGCAATTTCAAGTGGATGCTCCGAACAAAACATTTTGTTAACAGCAATTGGACGGAGTATGTGTAAATTGCATGGAAACAATAGATCATCGCTTTGTATGGAAAGTCATGGAAGAAATCTTAAAGATGTTGATTCTACAGACACTGTCGGTTGGTGCACAAGCAAATATCCCATAGTTTTAGACACACCATTAAAGGAACAAATTCATACGCAAATGAGAAATATTTCGGATTATATGAATAATATTCCAAACAGAGGGATAGGATTTGACATGCTGAAGTCAAGAGGACATATATCTTTATCGTATCCAAACATAATGTTTGTGTACCAAGGGTCACTGGATGCTTCAACAAAGCAAGTTTTTGATGGAGGAAAGTACAAGTTCGAGCACATTCCTTGGCTTGAGGTAATGAAAACACATCTGCTTGATGGACGATTTCACCGGCAACTAGATGAAGTTATGGAATTTGATTTAGAAATTATATCATGGATGCACGGAGGATATTTGACCGTTGGATTCCTTTTCGATTCATCTGCATTAAGCTCATCTCTTGTTGATAGCCTTATGCAACATATGCAGGACGAATTAAAGACAATGAATGATGCCATAATTACTGAATCACAGGAAACATGTGTTCAGGTAAGAAAACCATACATTAATGACAGAACTGTTCAAAGTGGTAAAGTGGAAATAATATCAGCAATCAATATAGATCCAAGCtgcaaacatttgattttagaAGCTTTGAAATATTGCAATTTACGTCTTGATGAGTTGATTATTCATCAACAAGAGAACTTCATGCAGTCGCTTTTAAGACACAAAAATGCTCCATCAACAATATTAGTGGTTATCCCACGTCATCAAAATGAGATTGAGCGGGATCAATTTAGCCTCCTATGCAATGATTTAAAAGCTGTTCACAAAATTATTGTAGTAAACACAGACAACGTTTTTAATAAAAGCAAACATTCATACCAGTTGTCACAGGGTATCAAAGAGATCATTCTGCCAGAGGAATTTACAACCATATTTTATGACAGCGAATCAGATATAAGATATGGTATGCCATTCACTCAGGAAGGATATAGACACTTTGCATTACTTATTGCTAGAGCTATTCATAGCCTTATCTTCAAACGAAAACATAAGGTTATTGTTGTTGATGCAGATTATACATTATGGCATGGTGAGTGTGCCCAGGAAAGGGTTCAATCAAACACAAGAAATTTGTGTTTACAGCAGTTCTTACTTGAACAAAAGAAATATGGAATGGTTTTGGCTGTTATTAGTAAAAATTATCACAAGGACATCGAACGTGCTTTTCAAAACTTGGAGTCGGATTGGTCTCTAAGACTGAACGATTTTGTATCAATTCAAGCAAATTGGGAttcaaaagtacaaaatattaGGCATCTTGCCACCTTGTTGAATCTTGGACTTGACTCCTTTATTTTCATAGATGACAACAGTCTTGAATGCGAGGAAATGATATTGTCTTGTCCGGAAGTACTGACACTTAAGTTCCCAAATGACGAAAAGCTTGTTGCTGCTTACCTACAAAATTTCTGGTTTTTGGACGGTCATGACAATACCATCGATACAGCAGATAGAACAGATATGTACACACAAGAATTTAAGAGACAACACGCTATTTCAAAAGTAGACATAAAGTCGAAATCAAGCAGTGAGATGATGACCGAGCTACTTCTCTCTTGGAAAATGAAACTGTGTATAATGAAAACAACCAAGAAAGATTTATTACAAAATGCAGGACTTTATTCCAGATGTAATGAGTTACTTTTCCGGACTAATCAGTTTAAGTTGAACAACATACATATATCTTTAGACGACAAATGTCATGAAACACAAATCTGGGTGATTTCGCTGACCGATAATTTTGGATCATACGGCGCAATAAGCATTTGCATTATCGACAAAATTTCAGACTATGATGCTATTGTTAAACAGTGGGTTGTTAGTTGCAGAGCTCTAGGGCGCTTTGTTGAGCACAGGATAATTGATGAACTGGGAAAACAAACTAACAAGAAGAATGCAGTTACGATGGCATTGCAAAGCACAGGTCGAAATATACCTATTTTGAATTTTCTCTCAGGTTTTGGTATTGAAAACGTCTCAGAAGAGGTTAAAAGAATAAAGATAACTCTTAATCAACCTGATTTTGACGGTTATTGTGAGAACCTTCACGTTATGGTCATTACAGATGATATAAATAATGATTCTTTTAGAAATAACCATACTCCTGAAAACAAAGAACATCATAGAAATATATCTTCACTTCAAGGAAGTACGCTTACCGATGTTCAGAAGTGGATATCCAATACTTGGACACGTTTACAACAGGAACATACTTTACAACACAACTTGTTTCCCATTATACCATTTGAAACATCAAACATATGTGCAGCGTTTTCCCCAGTCCTTCAGAAAAACACGGAAGATCTCCAAGAACTTGTTAAAAAAGTTGGATGGAAGTCTTATGCACACATCAACCCCCAGCCGAAAGTGACGATTTTCTGCAAGCTGGTGGAACATCGTTTTTAG